Sequence from the Malaciobacter pacificus genome:
GAGAAAAAATTTGGTACAAGTAATCCAGAATTTTCTTGTGTAAATTTAAGAACTGGTCAAACTGTTCCAACTGGAGAAATTGCATATAAAAACAAAGTTGCAGAGAGAATGATAAAAATGAGATGTCCAAATGAAAATGGTATTTCAAAATGTTCAAATGACTCAAACTCTAAAAGAGGTAATGACTTTACTTCAATGTTAAAGAAAAACAAATGGGAAATGGAATCAGTTTGTGCAGGATATATTAGAGAGCCAAGATTCTTTAAAGAAGGTAAAGTTGGAGACACAGCTTTATGTGCATTAACAAATCAAAAAGGTGAAGCTTTATATAAAGTTTTAATTCCTATGGAATATAGTTATAATGCTCCTTTAAAGAAAATTGATGGGAAAACAATAACTTTTAAACCAGCTTCTGGTCAAGCAACTTCAATAGGTTCAGTTCCATCTCCAAAAGAAGCTATGGAAAATACAACTCAAAACAATAGTAGTTCTTCGAATCCTATGGATAAAATCGAAGAGATAAAAGCTGTTGGTGATTCTTTGAAGAAAGCATTTAGTTTTTAATTAAAGAGAAGTTAATCTTCTCTTTGATTTAATATAAAAAACAAAATTGGATTATTTTTGAATTTAAAATTTAAAATCTCTATACTACACATTGCAGTAAGTTTTATCACGATATTTTTTATATATATGGTTTATGATACATATGTATTAAGTCAAAAAGATGAAATAAAAAAACAACTAACAAGAATCTTAAACTTAAATCAAGCACATATGCAAAAAAGCTTAGTTCGTATAAATCAATTACTAGAAAATAAAAAAGAATTAACTCAAGAAATACATTTGTCTTTACACAATCACTTAAAGGAAAATCCTAAAGCTAATTTGCAAGAGTTAAGAAATAATATAAAAAAAGAGTTTCAATTAGAAAATAAAAAAGTAGATATAGAAGTTTTCTTAGTAGATAAGTATTATTATAGAGTTATAGACTCAACAGAAGCAAAAAACTTAAATAGAAATCTAAGTTTTAATAAAAAATCAAAAGAGAGTTTAGATTCATTATCATATATTGACCAATATAATCGTTCAAATGATGTATCTGTAGACTTTTTAGATTATGAACTTAAGAACTATTCTTACTCAAAATTGGAGGAAGAGCTTTACTTAGGACTTGGTGTTATTTATAAAGAAGCTTTAGATCATAGAAAAGATTTTGATGAAATGAGAAAAGTTGCAAACACACATATTGATTTATTTTGTGTGATGAAAGATAGTAATAATAATCTTTTTTATGAAAGTTTGGTTGCCCATAAAAAGCCTTATGAAACAACTGCTGATTACAACTCAAACATCAAAAGATATGCAAAAGATGAAATCACAAATAATCCAATTATAAAAACCTCAAAAAACTGGGAGGAGATGTCTGTAAAAAAAGATAATACTTTAAAGTTTTACATACCTCTTTTAAAAGAAGATAATCCTATTATGGGAATACCTGGGGATATAATTCTTCAAGTAGACTTAGATATATCACAAGAAAAAGAGTTTTTCCAAACAATCATATTTAAACTAATTTTATTTATAGTTATACACTTCATTTTACTTTTCATTATTTTTTACTTTACGAAAAAATATCAATCAATTCAAGAAAAACTTGAAAAAGAAAACAATAAACACAAAGATTTAGTTAATTATAATAAAAACTTTATTTCAAATATGGTTCATCAAATTAGAACCCCTCTATCAATTATTCTTACAAATATTTCTTTTATGGAAACCTTATTAAAAACAAATGTTTCTAAATATTCTAGTCAAGTTAATGCAGCAATTAATTCACTTTCAAACTCATATGAAAATCTTTCTTATTATATTTCATATAAAAACTTGAAATATACAAAAAGAAAAATAGACATATCAAATTTTATAAAAGAGAGAGTTATATTTTTTGATGAAATAGCACAAGCAAATAAAAAAAGTATTCTATTAAATATAAAAGAGAAATATGAAATTGATTTTAATGATATAGAGTTAGAAAGATTAATTGATAATAATATTTCAAATGCACTAAAAAATGGTGATATTGAAACAAATATAATTATTCGTTTTTATAAAAAAGATGATATTTACAACTTAGAATTCAAAGCCTATTCTAAAAATCTAGTTCTAAATAATCTATTTAAAAAAAGCGAAGAAACATTACTAAAAGATACTTCAAATACAAGTTTAGGAGTTTATGTAATTAAAAAAATATGTGAAAAAAATAAAATTATATATAAATGTGAAAAGAAAGATGATAGTTTCACATTTAAGTACTCATGGAAGTGACATGAATATTACTTCTTTTAGGTACACTTTTTTATATAAAAAGGATTAATAATATGGATTTTAATGTATTAGTAATTGAAGATGATGTTCAATTAAACTTTGTAATTTCTGAATATTTTAAAATGAAAAGCTACAACACAATTAGTATTCATGATGGGATTGAAGCTATTGATGAAATTGATAAAATTACAAATAGAGATATTAATTTATATGTAATTGATATAAATTTACCTTCCCTAAATGGTATTGATATTTTAAAATATATTAGAGAAAAAGATTCAACAACACCAATTATTATAATTACAGCATCTTTAGAAATTGAAAATTTTATCAAAGCTTTTGAATATGGTTGCAGTGAATACATAAAAAAACCTTTTCATATAAAAGAGTTAGAAGTTAGGGTAAATAAACTTTTAAATAATAATATTTCTACTATCCAATTTGATGATGATTTATACTATAACTTTAATACAAAAAGCTTTTTTTATAAAGAAAACGAAATAGAACTAAGAAATAAAGAAAAAAGACTAGTTGAAGTACTTTTACAAAATATAAATAAAATAGTGCCTGTTGAAATAATTTATGATTATGTTTGGGAAGGTGAGGAAAAAGATTCATTTCCATTAAGACAATTACTTGCAGATGTTAGAAAAAAACTACCATATGATATAATCAAAACAAAAATAAAACAAGGTTATATTATAGAAAACTAACATGAATAATAAATATAAATTTATACTTTTAAATATCTTCATTACTATCATCTCAATATATTTTACTTATGCAGTATATTTTGAGTATAAAAAGTCTCAAGAAAAAAAAGTGAATGCTTATATAGAAAAGTCTATTGAAAGAAATAAAAGTATTATTATAAATACATTCACTACAATTAGAGATGCTATTGAAGCAGATAGAAAAATTTTTAAAGAGATTCATACATACTACACAAAAAAACTAAGAGAAAATCCAAAACTTGAGATTAGAGATTTAAGAAAAGAAATTTACTCTAAATATGACTTAACGAATAAAGATGTTCATCTTTTTTTATTAAATAAAGAGTATACAGTAACTGATGCAACCTATGAACCTGACATTGGCTTTAAACTTGGTTTAATAGTAGATGCAAGACTAGAACTAGACAGAACTCATGATGGAAATGTCTACCAATCACAAAGTGTATCTATTGATATAATTAATTCTGAAATAAAAAGTTATTCCTATTCAAAAATAAATGATGAATTGTATTTTGAAATGGGATTTATAAATAAAAAAATTAATAAAATACTTAAAGATACCATTGAAAAAGTTCAACTTGTAACAAATAAAAAAAGTAATCTTTATAGAATTGAAAGAAAATTAAATGGGGATGAATATTATGACAATATTTTAGAGAAAAAATTCACTAAAACTAAAGAAGAGTATATATCATCTAAAAAAATGTACCCAAAAGATAAGGCTACTGATGACTTTGTTATTCTTTCTAATAGATTACAAAAAGAATTAAGAAAAGAAGAAGACAACTCTTTACTAATTTTTACACCTCTAATAAAAAAATCTAATGAATATTTAGAACTTATGGGAGATTTTGTTTTAAAACTAGATATTGATATGACATATAAAAAAGAGTTAGATGAAAAAATTGATTTTTATTTTTATATTTTCTTAATATTTCATATAACTTTTCTATTGATTATATTTTATTCAACAAAAAAATATTATGAAGCTTTAGTAGAACTAGAAAAAACTACAGAAAAAAATCATAATTTACTAGAAGAGAATAAAGACTTTATTATGGCTATAACAGACCAAATAAAAACACCTCTATCAATTATTATGAATAATGTTGCATTTATTGAAAAATCTATCACTAAAGAATTAAATAAATATTTAAGACAAACAAATTCAGCTATTGATATGCTTAAAAACTCTTATGATGATTTAACATATATAGTCGATAATGAAAAAATTTCTTATAAAAAACAAAAAATAAATATAAGTAGTTTTATAAATGAAAGAATTGATTTTTTCGAAAATATTTTAAAGACAAGAGCTAAAACAATAAAAAAAGAGATTGAAGAGAATCTTTATGTTGATATTAGTGATACAGAACTTGAAAGGCTAATAGATAACAATATTTCAAATGCTATTAAACATAGTCATAATTTATCTTTAATAACTTTTAAACTTTATGAAAAAGACTCTTTTATCATTCTTAGCTTCTACTCATATGGAGATAAAATCAAAGATACAAATAAAATTTTCAAAAGAAACTTTAAAGAGAATGATAATGGTAAAAAGAGCTTAGGATTAGGTCTTTCTATGGTAAGTTCAATATGTAATAAATATGATATTTTATATGAAGTTGATTTTATTGAAAATCAAAATGTTTTTACATATAAATTTAAAATGTCTAATAAATAAACAGTATTTTCTAGTATATTTTTTATCACTTTATGTATAATATGATAAAAAATATACAGGATATTCATGAAAGAGTTTTTAGAAACTTATAACCAAAATCAAGATGATATAGAGTATTTTTTACAAGAGAGTATTAAAAATCTTGGTAATCTTTCAAATTATGAAGAAAAAGGATTTAAGCACTTATATAATCTTTTCCCTTCACTAGAACTTGTCTACATTATTGATAAAAATAGTAAAGAACAAATATCAGATAATATTGGAAGAAATAAATCTGATAGCATGGGGAAAGGTAAGAATAGATCACACCTAATCTCAAAACTTCATTTCACAGAAAATAATATAGCTTTTTCAAAACCATATATTAGTAGTGCAACAAGAAGTAGTTGTGTTACAGTATCTGTAAAAGAAGGTGATAAAATCTATTTTTTAGACTTTAGAATTGAAATTTTATTAGAAAAACTAAGTCTATTAGAGTTAAATAAATCATTTCATGGATTAACTAAAGCTTTTTATATAGTTGCTGGTTTTACACTAATGGCATTATCATTTTTTACAATTATATTTTCATTATATGATTTTGTAACTTACCTATTTGCAAAAACAAATTTAAATCTTGAGATGATTTTTAAACCTATAATTGCACTAACTTTAGGTATCGCTATTTTTGATTTAGCTAAAACAATATTAGAACAAGAGGTATTTTTCAAATCCTACTCTAAAAATTCAAATGTTGAAACAAAAATGTTAACTAAGTTTTTAATTACGATTATTATTGCATTATCAATTGAAGCTCTTATAGTAGTATTCAAAATTGCAATTGATAATTATGACCATATGATTCATGCATTTTATTTGATTGCAGGAATTGCTGTTATATTAATTTCATTAACAGTATTTATATATTTTACAAAAAAGAAAACCAAGTAAGTATATTTATTATACAATTTAAATAAATTATTTTAAAACTATACAGTATAATAAAAACTAACGAAAAGTTTTTGTATACTAAATATAATAATGAGAGGTGAGAAAATATGCAAGAATATATTGCACAAGATGAGATATCAAGGGAAATATTAAACTCTGCTAAATTATTGCAAGCTGTAAATGTAAATGCCCTTATTTTAGGAGAAATGGGAGTTGGTAAAAAATCATTAGCTAGATTTATCCTCCCACAATCAGAAATATATGAAGCAAGAAACCTCCAAAAAGATATTGAAGATGATATTTTAACCTTTAAAGATGAAGCTATAATCATAGACAAAATTAATGAAATAACCAATATAGACCTATTTCTTAACTGGCTAAATGATTATAATATTAGAATCATTGCTATATCAAATACAGATAACTTAAATCAAAAACTAAAAGATATTTTCTCAATAAATCTTGAAATCCCCAACCTTTCTAAAAGAAGCGAAGATACAAAATCTTTAGTGGAAAAATTCTCAAAAGAAGCAAGTTCTATTTTAGATATGCCATATATCAATTCAAATAAATTAATAGTTAATATTTCAAACAATGCACATAGTCTTAGAAAATCTATCTATTTCTCATATCTATTTGAAACTATTGGAGAGCATGAAATATTAATGTTCTTAGAAAAATATTTTGGAGAAAACTTAGAAGGAGAAAACTCATATAAAGATTTGCTTTATATTTTTGAAGTGCCATTACTAAAAGCATGTATTGAAAAATATAAATCACAAGTTCAAATAGCAAAACATTTAGGTTTAAACAGAATTACTCTTAGAAAAAAGCTAGATGCACATAAAGACTCTTTATAAAAGTATTAATATGATTACAGAATTAAATATACAAATAGAAGAACTAATTGATAGTGGCGCTAAAGATTTTGAAATTGCTAAGGTTTTCAAAACCTATTATAGAAAATATGTAGACTCAATAGACACTACTCTTGAAACAACAGGTGGCAAAGATTTTTTTATAAAACATACAAAACATACTGATAAGTTTTTAGTTGCACTTTATAAATTTATCCTAAGAAAATATTTTGGTTCATATCAACCAATGAGTACTTCAATACCAATTAGTTTAATAGCACTTGGTTCGTATGGAAGAGAGCAATTGTGTATATATTCTGACATTGATATTATGCTTTTGTATGAAGAAATTCCTGGTTATAACTTAAAATCTATTATGGAAGAGTTTATAACTTTAGCATGGGATTGTGGTCTTAAATTAGGATCAAGAGTACATGAAGTAAAAGATATAAAAGATGCTGTAAAAGAGGATATTACTATTAAAAGTTCTATTTTAGAATCAAGAATGATTTATGGTTCTAAAATTTTATGGTTTAGATATGAAAATGCTTTAAAAAGTATAAGATTAACTAAGCAAAAAGAGTTTATATTAGAAAAATTAGAAGAGCATAAACAAAGACTTTTAAAATACCCACTAATAATGGAACCAAATATCAAAGATGGTTATGGAGGTGTTAGGGAAGCGAATATGCTTTATTGGGTTTCTAATGTTTTATATGGAATAAAAAATACAAGAGAATTAATAGGAATTCACTATACAGAAGATGAATATAGAAAATATAGACAATCTTTAGAATATATCTTTCAAGTTAGAAATGCTTTACATAATGTTGCACGGAAAAAACAAGACCAAGTGACATTTGATATTTTACCAGAATTGGCATCTAAATTAGGGTTTAAAAATAAACCTAGATATACAAAAGAGAGACAATGTATGTCCAAATTAATGACATGCTTACATAATATTCACTCTTTTACAGCAACAATGGTTAAAAAATTTACAAGAGTTGCTATGTTTGAAGCTAAAAATATTCCTGAACTTAGAAAAGTACGATACAAAAAAAATCAATATATTATTGATAACACTATTTTTAGGTCATTTAATGAAAAACCTACTGCATTGAATAACTTATTAAAAGAACTAATAGAACTACCTGATAGTGTTGAGAGATTTGATAGGTCTTATATTTATCATGCAAGTAAAAGTAAACTTCCAACTTCTTATAATAAAGAACTTAAAAAGAATATGAAAGCTTTACTTTCAAAACCAAATTTACATCCAGTAATTAAGCTTATTTATAATGCAGGATTATTTGACTATTTAATTCCCCAAGCAAAATTAATAATGGATCAACCACAATTTGATGGATATCATAAACATCCAGTTGATGTGCATTCAATTAATACACTTAAATTCTCTAAATATATTGATAATGAACATATTAAAGAGGTTTTTGATGGCCTAAGTGAAGAGAAAAAAATTATAGTTAGATTAGTTGCTTTATTTCATGATATAGGGAAAGGAAGAAAAGAAGACCATCATATAATTGGAGAAAAACTATTCAAAGAGATGCTTAAATCTTTTGACTTTGATGAAGAATTAATCAAAATTGGAGCAAGACTAGTAAGGTACCACAACATGATGTCTTATATGGCAACACATGATGATATTTATTCAGAAAAAACTATTCTTTCATTTACAGGACTTGTAAAAACAAAAGAGACTATGCAAATGCTATATGTAGTTACTTATTGTGATATTTCAGCTGTTGGGAAAAATATTTTCAATAGTTCAACTGCATCACTTTTAAAACAGTTATATATGAACTCACTTCCTGCATTTGAAAATGAAGAGTTACTAAATGAAGGGAAAAGAAGAGTAGCAAAAATTGATACTATAAAAAAATTGAAAAAATATAAAGAGTCTCCAAATATTCTTAAAAAGAAAATCAATTATATCTCTTCAAATCAAATATTTTTAAGACTTAAAGCTGATGATATATTAAATATAGCAAAAATTGCTTATGAAACAGATACATACAAATATAAAATTACAAATGAACAACAATTAACAATTAGAATTATAAGAAAAACACCTCTAAATTTAGGATATTTATTAGGAAAACTAGAATCATTAAACCTAGCAACAATGGATATTTATAAACTTTTTGATGACAAAAAAGCCTTTTATATTACATTTACTGAAAAAGTTGATGAAGATGAAATATTTTATATAAGAAAAATTATTGATGATTCTTTTGATATGAATAAAAAAGTGCCATTAAAAGCCCCAATAATCAAAAAAGAGAATGTAACAGTTGATTGTAATCATACAATGTATTTAGCATCTATGCAAATTAGAGCAAAAGATCAAAAAGGTCTATTTGCATATATTGCAAAGATTTTCGATGACTTTAATGTAGAGATTGAAAGTGCAAAACTTCACACTTTAAAAGGTTATGCAAGGGACTTATTTTTAATTGAAAAAAATGGGAACTTTTGTTCAAACCAAGATGAAATTGTAAATTTAATCTGTGCAAATGATACAGAAGATAAAAAGGGTAAATAACCTTTTTATCTAACTTACAGCTAAAAGTTTAGCACCTTTAAAATCTTTTTTACCACTTCCTAACTTTGGAACCTCATCAACAATTTTTATAGATGATGGAATCATTAATTTATTATCAAAAGTAGCAATCATATCCTCTTTTAATTTAACAACTTTCTCTTCATTTACATGAGAAATCAATAATACTATTTTTTCACCTTTTTTTTCATCTTCAATAGAAGTTACAATATAGTCTGTTTCACTTTGTTCATCTAAATCTAAAATCTGAGATATTTTTTCTTCAATAGCTCCAAGACTAACCATCTCTCCACCAAGTTTTGCAAACCTTGAGTATCTATCTACAATTGTTACAAAACCGTGTTCATCAACTTTTCCCTTATCACCAGTTATATAGTATTTTTTATTTCCAATTTTCTTTATAACTTCAGAAGTCTTTTCTTTATCATTTAGATATCCTTTCATCACTTGAATACCACTAATAAGTATCATTCCCTCTTCATTTGTATCTAATTCTTTAAAAGTTTGTGGGTCAACTATCTTTATAGTAGTTCCAGGTATTGCCATACCTACACTTCCTAACTTGCTTCCTACTTGGATTTCTCCTTTTTCACTTACCTCATCAGGTAAATTACAAGCTGCAACAGGTGCAGTTTCAGTTGTACCATATCCTTCTAAAACACTTTTCCCAAATTTAGCTTCAAAATCAGCTCTTACATCATCTCTTAACTTTTCAGCTCCTGCAACTGTAAGTCTTAAACTTTCAAACATCTCTTTTTTTACTTTTGGATTTTTTGTATATAGTCTAAAAAATGTCGAAGTTCCACACATAATAGTAGCTTTATATTTTGCAATTAACTTACCTAGTCCAAAACCATCCGTTGGGTCTGGATGTGCCACACATCTAATACCTTCAATAAGTGGTAAAAATGTAGTCACAACTATACCAAAGGCATGAAATAATGGAAGAGAACCTACAATACTATCTTCATTATTGCAGTTTAATACAGCTGATACTTGTTGAGAGTTTCCTAAGATATTATCCCCACTTAACATAACACCTTTTGGCGTTCCTTCACTTCCTGAAGAAAATAGTATTAAAGCTGTATCATCTTTTTTTGTTTTTGTTAAATGCATCGCTTTTAAAATAAAGTTTGGTAAGAACTTAACACTAAAGTAAGTTAAAATACCTATTGGTCTTGAAATTTCTTCTTTTAAATCTTCCACATAAATCACATTTACACTTTCAAAAATCTCACTTACATCTATGCCTTTTTGCTCTAACTTTTCTACAAATTTGCTTGATGCAATAATAGTTTTAATCTGTGCACTTTGTATTGCTGCTTTTATAGAGTTTATTTCACTAGTATAGTTAAGATTTACTGCTGTTTTTCCCATCATTAAAACTGCATTATTTATAAAAGCCCCAGCTGCTGTTGAAGGTAAAAGTAAACCTATATTTTGTTCATTTACTCTTTGCTCAATTAATCTTTTAAAAAGAACTGAAACAGTTAAAAATCTATATCCACTAAGTTCAAGTCCTGTAGAATCAGCAAATATCATATCATCACCAACTTGATTTAATCTATTAAAAATCACTTCATTTAATGGCTCAATTTCATCTATATGACTCTTCCACGATTTTGTTGATAGTTCTACTACCTCATTTTTCACACTAACTACATTTGCTTTATTTTTTTTCATTCTTTTAGCAAAAGATACAGTTACACTTTTTACTTTTTTAGAGTCTTTATATTTTTTATTTGCTCTTGAGAATAAACTTTCCCAAAGACCTCTAATATAAAAAGGAACCACAGTTATATTATCACTATTAGTAAGATTTAAAATCATCTCAAAACCTCTTTTAAACTCACCTAAATGACCATTTCTAGTAATACTTCCCTCAGGGAAAAGTACTACTACACTTCCATTATCAAGCTCTTTTGCAATTGTTTTTATAGTGGTTTTACTTCCAATGTTTGAAATAGGAATACATTTAAACATCTTTAAAAGCCAGTTTAAATACCACTTTTCATAAATTGGTTTATGCATTACAAACTTGACTTCTCTTGGAACTGACATTAAAATCACTGCCCAATCTATCCAAGATACATGATTTCCAAGTAATAAAACTCCACCATTTGATGGGATATTTTTTATACCATTTACTTCAAGTTTGTATTTTAATCCTACAACTGTTTTTAAAAATAGTAAAACAAGAGATTGAGGTAGTTTATAAACTGTATAAAGTGTTCCTACAATTGTTATTAATAAAATCAAATAAATAGTATTTAATGGGTCTAAATCATAATATGAAACAATCGTAGTAATACAAAGCATTATAAACATAGCAAGTGAATGAAACCAGTTATTACCTGCTAAGATAGTTCCTAGTGTCTTTTTCTTTGCATTAAATTGTATTAAGGCATTTAAAGGAACGACAAACATACCACCAAAAATACCAAATACTAAAAATGAAACTCCAATTAAAAATGGCTCTCCAACAACAGTTGCAGCAAATATTGACCCAGCCATACCAAATGCTGCTAAAGGAATAGTACCAACTTCAATATAGTGTCTTGAGATTCTAGAATAAATAATAGA
This genomic interval carries:
- a CDS encoding sensor histidine kinase, whose protein sequence is MNLKFKISILHIAVSFITIFFIYMVYDTYVLSQKDEIKKQLTRILNLNQAHMQKSLVRINQLLENKKELTQEIHLSLHNHLKENPKANLQELRNNIKKEFQLENKKVDIEVFLVDKYYYRVIDSTEAKNLNRNLSFNKKSKESLDSLSYIDQYNRSNDVSVDFLDYELKNYSYSKLEEELYLGLGVIYKEALDHRKDFDEMRKVANTHIDLFCVMKDSNNNLFYESLVAHKKPYETTADYNSNIKRYAKDEITNNPIIKTSKNWEEMSVKKDNTLKFYIPLLKEDNPIMGIPGDIILQVDLDISQEKEFFQTIIFKLILFIVIHFILLFIIFYFTKKYQSIQEKLEKENNKHKDLVNYNKNFISNMVHQIRTPLSIILTNISFMETLLKTNVSKYSSQVNAAINSLSNSYENLSYYISYKNLKYTKRKIDISNFIKERVIFFDEIAQANKKSILLNIKEKYEIDFNDIELERLIDNNISNALKNGDIETNIIIRFYKKDDIYNLEFKAYSKNLVLNNLFKKSEETLLKDTSNTSLGVYVIKKICEKNKIIYKCEKKDDSFTFKYSWK
- a CDS encoding response regulator transcription factor, whose amino-acid sequence is MDFNVLVIEDDVQLNFVISEYFKMKSYNTISIHDGIEAIDEIDKITNRDINLYVIDINLPSLNGIDILKYIREKDSTTPIIIITASLEIENFIKAFEYGCSEYIKKPFHIKELEVRVNKLLNNNISTIQFDDDLYYNFNTKSFFYKENEIELRNKEKRLVEVLLQNINKIVPVEIIYDYVWEGEEKDSFPLRQLLADVRKKLPYDIIKTKIKQGYIIEN
- a CDS encoding sensor histidine kinase; the protein is MNNKYKFILLNIFITIISIYFTYAVYFEYKKSQEKKVNAYIEKSIERNKSIIINTFTTIRDAIEADRKIFKEIHTYYTKKLRENPKLEIRDLRKEIYSKYDLTNKDVHLFLLNKEYTVTDATYEPDIGFKLGLIVDARLELDRTHDGNVYQSQSVSIDIINSEIKSYSYSKINDELYFEMGFINKKINKILKDTIEKVQLVTNKKSNLYRIERKLNGDEYYDNILEKKFTKTKEEYISSKKMYPKDKATDDFVILSNRLQKELRKEEDNSLLIFTPLIKKSNEYLELMGDFVLKLDIDMTYKKELDEKIDFYFYIFLIFHITFLLIIFYSTKKYYEALVELEKTTEKNHNLLEENKDFIMAITDQIKTPLSIIMNNVAFIEKSITKELNKYLRQTNSAIDMLKNSYDDLTYIVDNEKISYKKQKINISSFINERIDFFENILKTRAKTIKKEIEENLYVDISDTELERLIDNNISNAIKHSHNLSLITFKLYEKDSFIILSFYSYGDKIKDTNKIFKRNFKENDNGKKSLGLGLSMVSSICNKYDILYEVDFIENQNVFTYKFKMSNK
- a CDS encoding helix-turn-helix domain-containing protein → MQEYIAQDEISREILNSAKLLQAVNVNALILGEMGVGKKSLARFILPQSEIYEARNLQKDIEDDILTFKDEAIIIDKINEITNIDLFLNWLNDYNIRIIAISNTDNLNQKLKDIFSINLEIPNLSKRSEDTKSLVEKFSKEASSILDMPYINSNKLIVNISNNAHSLRKSIYFSYLFETIGEHEILMFLEKYFGENLEGENSYKDLLYIFEVPLLKACIEKYKSQVQIAKHLGLNRITLRKKLDAHKDSL
- a CDS encoding HD domain-containing protein; its protein translation is MITELNIQIEELIDSGAKDFEIAKVFKTYYRKYVDSIDTTLETTGGKDFFIKHTKHTDKFLVALYKFILRKYFGSYQPMSTSIPISLIALGSYGREQLCIYSDIDIMLLYEEIPGYNLKSIMEEFITLAWDCGLKLGSRVHEVKDIKDAVKEDITIKSSILESRMIYGSKILWFRYENALKSIRLTKQKEFILEKLEEHKQRLLKYPLIMEPNIKDGYGGVREANMLYWVSNVLYGIKNTRELIGIHYTEDEYRKYRQSLEYIFQVRNALHNVARKKQDQVTFDILPELASKLGFKNKPRYTKERQCMSKLMTCLHNIHSFTATMVKKFTRVAMFEAKNIPELRKVRYKKNQYIIDNTIFRSFNEKPTALNNLLKELIELPDSVERFDRSYIYHASKSKLPTSYNKELKKNMKALLSKPNLHPVIKLIYNAGLFDYLIPQAKLIMDQPQFDGYHKHPVDVHSINTLKFSKYIDNEHIKEVFDGLSEEKKIIVRLVALFHDIGKGRKEDHHIIGEKLFKEMLKSFDFDEELIKIGARLVRYHNMMSYMATHDDIYSEKTILSFTGLVKTKETMQMLYVVTYCDISAVGKNIFNSSTASLLKQLYMNSLPAFENEELLNEGKRRVAKIDTIKKLKKYKESPNILKKKINYISSNQIFLRLKADDILNIAKIAYETDTYKYKITNEQQLTIRIIRKTPLNLGYLLGKLESLNLATMDIYKLFDDKKAFYITFTEKVDEDEIFYIRKIIDDSFDMNKKVPLKAPIIKKENVTVDCNHTMYLASMQIRAKDQKGLFAYIAKIFDDFNVEIESAKLHTLKGYARDLFLIEKNGNFCSNQDEIVNLICANDTEDKKGK
- a CDS encoding acyl-[ACP]--phospholipid O-acyltransferase — protein: MGKINNIKTIKFAFLFVVFCNVVVDVAHKVLLQNIAFKIFDGSTQVIWISIINAMIIIPFLLLFTVSGYLSDKYNKKNILIYGAISSFSLSVLMIFAYLSSNFYFAMITLVLLAVQSAIYSPAKFGLIIDIYGKKNLSSGNSALQATSIIAILFSIASASFFFEAFYNANNLIELQTKEELLSAILPLTYYILPVAFLEMIVSVLVLKRVHTYYKKDESLTLDKKELFQGKLLKKNINTIFSHNVIFLSVIGLSVFWGVSQAMMAVFPSFAKQYLGVVDVFVINGVIGASGIGIAIGSIIYSRISRHYIEVGTIPLAAFGMAGSIFAATVVGEPFLIGVSFLVFGIFGGMFVVPLNALIQFNAKKKTLGTILAGNNWFHSLAMFIMLCITTIVSYYDLDPLNTIYLILLITIVGTLYTVYKLPQSLVLLFLKTVVGLKYKLEVNGIKNIPSNGGVLLLGNHVSWIDWAVILMSVPREVKFVMHKPIYEKWYLNWLLKMFKCIPISNIGSKTTIKTIAKELDNGSVVVLFPEGSITRNGHLGEFKRGFEMILNLTNSDNITVVPFYIRGLWESLFSRANKKYKDSKKVKSVTVSFAKRMKKNKANVVSVKNEVVELSTKSWKSHIDEIEPLNEVIFNRLNQVGDDMIFADSTGLELSGYRFLTVSVLFKRLIEQRVNEQNIGLLLPSTAAGAFINNAVLMMGKTAVNLNYTSEINSIKAAIQSAQIKTIIASSKFVEKLEQKGIDVSEIFESVNVIYVEDLKEEISRPIGILTYFSVKFLPNFILKAMHLTKTKKDDTALILFSSGSEGTPKGVMLSGDNILGNSQQVSAVLNCNNEDSIVGSLPLFHAFGIVVTTFLPLIEGIRCVAHPDPTDGFGLGKLIAKYKATIMCGTSTFFRLYTKNPKVKKEMFESLRLTVAGAEKLRDDVRADFEAKFGKSVLEGYGTTETAPVAACNLPDEVSEKGEIQVGSKLGSVGMAIPGTTIKIVDPQTFKELDTNEEGMILISGIQVMKGYLNDKEKTSEVIKKIGNKKYYITGDKGKVDEHGFVTIVDRYSRFAKLGGEMVSLGAIEEKISQILDLDEQSETDYIVTSIEDEKKGEKIVLLISHVNEEKVVKLKEDMIATFDNKLMIPSSIKIVDEVPKLGSGKKDFKGAKLLAVS